A window of the Lactuca sativa cultivar Salinas chromosome 7, Lsat_Salinas_v11, whole genome shotgun sequence genome harbors these coding sequences:
- the LOC111895725 gene encoding uncharacterized protein LOC111895725 isoform X1: METLQDLIEEAKLRTVWWAICIFAVTYFLTHTSKSMWMNVPIAILLVSGVHILITEVDFHWKIRKSRRHSYLAHLEKKQLSVNDSRLNTLPPPPKWKRKIDSPVVEAAMEDFTNKILQEFVVDLWYSDITPDKEAPQLIHAIIMDILAEISMRVKDINLVDMLTRDVVDLIGDHLELFRKNQASIGREVMVTLSSEERDERLKHHLMASKELHPALISPESEYKFLKRIMGALLAAVLRPREAQCPLVRCITRELLTCLVMEPVMRFASPGRINELIEGIFLATNKGEKETADDQSNVTVQPQNQPSVTNNEKGPESNIGSSSIQKLEKTPSTSNIQKESSTTVNPSATMTSGPIQDESIPTRTSDWARVLEAATQRRTEVLQPENLENMWTKGRNYMKKSQKNSASGIIKGGINESSNLDTGFDQQRDQILDGGQNKTPTRLSLVDDNLNFDFGSDGKLKRLNSASESNIQTLSETASPIQVGGSGTIIPEFYSVNPGRDNDAQSVNNIASDNKLIRTEGYVPKLRCRVLGAFFENIDSKSFAVYSIAVTDADNKTWFVKRRYRNFERLHRHLKDIPNYTLHLPPKRIFSSSTEDAFVHQRCIQLDKYLKELLSIANIAEQHEVWDFLSMSSKSYSFGRSSSAVRALAVNVDDAVDDIVRQFKGGIMRKSVGPGGSPSEFSSSSSSAANRNMTWETNEANDSPLKQPIFDMGNNNIVSDYEEGEKDNKTIVNNEEMESMGQVYGGYLDNEVNFKAGLSPKIVNKNDEQNKNLVLEKKNSSEVRSEVLTMAANFPSTSKEDPLGMPAEWSPPNVSVPLLNLVDKIFQLNRRGWLRRQVFWMSKQILQLMMEDAIDDWLLRQIQLLRRDDIVAQGIRWIQDILWPEGTFFLKVKSSQTDSSQTNEGAARAPSGSKANKQGSFEEQLEAARRASDIKKMIFKGAPTTLVSLIGRKQYKRCAKDVYYFLQSAVCLKQLAYGLLELVLITVFPELQEIISNVHEKQKGQGV; the protein is encoded by the exons ATGGAAACATTACAGGATCTGATCGAAGAAGCAAAGCTTCGTACTGTATGGTGGGCTATTTGTATTTTCGCTGTCACGTACTTTTTAACCC ACACCAGTAAATCGATGTGGATGAATGTTCCTATAGCAATTCTTCTGGTATCAGGCGTTCACATTTTAATAACCGAAGTGGATTTCCATTGGAAGATCAGGAAATCACGGCGACATTCATATCTAGCACACTTGGAGAAAAAACAATTGTCTGTGAATGATTCTCGTCTCAACACCTTGCCTCCTCCACCTAAATGGAAACGGAAGATTGATTCTCCAGTAGTTGAGGCTGCCATGGAAGATTTTACTAACAAGATTTTACAAGAATTTGTGGTTGATCTCTGGTATTCAGATATAACACCTGACAAGGAAGCTCCACAGCTCATACATGCTATTATCATGGATATTCTTGCTGAAATTTCCATGAGAGTCAAAGACATAAACCTTGTTGACATGCTAACAAG GGATGTAGTTGACCTAATAGGGGATCACCTAGAGCTTTTCAGGAAAAACCAAGCTTCTATTGGGAGGGAGGTTATGGTGACACTATCTTCTGAAGAAAGAGATGAAAGGTTGAAACACCATCTCATGGCTTCAAAGGAGCTTcatccagctttgatatctcccGAGAGTGAGTACAAG TTTCTTAAGCGGATTATGGGAGCACTTTTGGCTGCAGTTCTTAGACCAAGAGAAGCTCAATGCCCTTTAGTTCGATGCATTACACGAGAGCTTTTAACATGCTTAGTAATGGAACCTGTAATGAGATTCGCAAGCCCTGG GCGTATCAATGAGTTGATTGAGGGTATTTTTCTTGCTACAAATAAGGGAGAGAAAGAAACAGCTGATGATCAATCTAATGTCACTGTTCAACCCCAGAATCAACCTTCTGTTACAAACAATGAAAAAGGTCCAGAGTCAAACATTGGGTCTTCTTCTATTCAAAAGTTAGAGAAAACACCATCTACTTCTAACATCCAAAAGGAATCTTCTACAACTGTAAACCCATCTGCCACCATGACTAGTGGGCCCATCCAAGATGAATCAATTCCTACACGGACTTCTGATTGGGCCCGTGTTCTTGAAGCAGCAACCCAAAGAAGGACAGAAGTTCTTCAACCAGAGAATCTTGAAAACATGTGGACTAAAGGAAGAAACTATATGAAGAAATCTCAAAAGAATTCTGCTTCAGGTATCATAAAAGGTGGAATCAATGAGAGTTCTAATCTTGATACAGGATTTGATCAACAAAGAGACCAAATTCTTGATGGTGGACAAAACAAGACACCAACTCGGTTATCTTTAGTTGATGacaatttgaattttgattttgGAAGTGATGGGAAGTTGAAGAGATTAAATAGTGCATCTGAGTCAAACATTCAAACTTTGAGTGAAACTGCATCTCCAATTCAAGTTGGAGGATCTGGAACTATTATCCCAGAGTTCTATAGTGTGAATCCTGGAAGAGATAATGATGCACAAAGTGTTAATAATATTGCTTCTGATAATAAACTGATAAGAACTGAAGGGTATGTTCCAAAGCTTAGGTGTCGG GTTTTAGGAGCATTCTTTGAGAATATTGACTCAAAATCCTTTGCAGTCTATTCAATTGCAGTGACAGATGCTGATAACAAAACTTGGTTTGTGAAAAGAAG ATACAGGAATTTTGAAAGATTACACAGACATCTTAAGGACATTCCCAATTATACATTACATTTGCCTCCTAAAAGAATATTCTCATCTAGCACAGAAGATGCATTTGTTCACCAACGATGTATACAGCTTGATAAATATCTCAAA GAACTTTTGTCTATTGCTAATATCGCTGAGCAACATGAAGTATGGGACTTCTTGAGCATGTCTtcaaag AGTTACTCTTTTGGAAGGTCATCGTCGGCAGTGAGAGCCTTAGCAG TCAACGTGGATGATGCTGTGGATGACATTGTACGCCAATTCAAAGGTGGAATAATGAGAAAATCCGTGGGCCCAGGTGGGTCCCCTTCCGaattttcttcatcttcttcttcagctGCAAACAGAAACATGACATGGGAAACAAATGAAGCAAATGATTCACCATTAAAGCAACCTATTTTTGATATGGGAAACAATAACATTGTTTCTGATTATGAAGAAGGTGAAAAAGATAACAAGACAATTGTTAACAATGAGGAAATGGAATCAATGGGACAAGTTTACGGGGGCTATTTGGACAATGAGGTGAATTTTAAAGCAGGACTTTCACCAAAAATTGTTAATAAAAATGATGAACAGAATAAAAATTTGGTTTTGGAAAAGAAAAATAGTTCAGAGGTCAGATCTGAAGTGTTGACCATGGCTGCAAATTTTCCTTCAACTTCTAAAGAAGATCCACTTGGTATGCCAGCAGAG tGGTCCCCACCTAATGTAAGTGTTCCTTTGCTAAATTTGGTAGACAAGATATTTCAACTCAACAGAAGAGGCTGGTTGAG ACGTCAGGTTTTTTGGATGTCAAAGCAAATATTACAACTGATGATGGAAGATGCTATTGATGATTGGCTGTTGAGACAAATTCAATTGCTTAGGAGAGATGACATTGTTGCTCAAGGCATCCGTTGGATCCAAGAT ATTCTATGGCCCGAAGGCACGTTTTTTCTTAAAGTCAAGTCAAGTCAAACGGATTCTTCTCAAACAAATGAAGGAGCTGCCCGAGCACCTTCGGGCAGCAAGGCTAAT